A region from the Streptomyces sp. 3214.6 genome encodes:
- a CDS encoding phage tail protein, translating to MALPELDSSVGHSFGLEFDGVVIKQITEVSGLKMEQDVIELKQNTTDGKYAVKKLPGRPKAGEVTVTRGLTEDNSFEAWIKSSRFGKMGDARKNGAIIVYDYEGSAIKRYQLINAWPKALEIGTLKAGDTSVLTEKLSITYESMEVE from the coding sequence ATGGCACTCCCCGAACTTGACAGCTCTGTCGGCCACTCCTTCGGGCTGGAGTTCGACGGTGTGGTGATCAAGCAGATCACCGAGGTCAGCGGCTTGAAGATGGAACAGGACGTCATCGAGCTCAAGCAGAACACCACCGACGGAAAGTACGCCGTCAAGAAGCTGCCGGGCCGCCCCAAGGCCGGCGAGGTCACCGTCACCCGCGGTTTGACCGAGGACAACAGCTTCGAGGCGTGGATCAAGTCGTCCCGCTTCGGGAAGATGGGCGACGCCCGCAAGAACGGCGCGATCATCGTCTACGACTACGAGGGCAGCGCGATCAAGCGCTACCAGTTGATCAACGCCTGGCCGAAGGCGCTGGAGATCGGCACCCTCAAGGCGGGCGACACCTCGGTGCTCACCGAGAAGCTCTCGATCACGTACGAGAGCATGGAAGTTGAGTGA
- a CDS encoding phage tail sheath family protein, producing the protein MPSYLSPGIYVEEVEAGARPIEGVGTSVAAFLGFAPQGPLNEPTLVTNWSQYVGAFGDFVEGSYLASAVYGYFANGGGNCYVVRIGDGGSGVAGELPSGSAGGTAGGESAAEALLGGFRVRALPAVTGEITVEVGAADGEAPPSEAFKLVVKVDGEEKETYPSVSARRGKDNVVTKVKEKSQIIALEEVSRAAASTKPDTGTVVLAAGSGTAPAPAGSGTVALSADDYIGDADERTGFGGLEAIDEITTVAVPDLMSAHQRGIVDDETVIAVQQALIAHCELMGDRVAILDAPPGLSPQQIKNWRMDTAGFDSKFATLYYPWIKVFDPSVGRNTFVPPSGHIAGVWARNDESRGVHKAPANEVLRGAVGLQTQITKGEHDLLNPIGVNCVRSFPGRGIRVWGARTLSSDPAWRYLNVRRLFNYLEESILTGTQWVVFEPNDDALWARIRRTISAFLVNEWRKGALFGLTPDEAFYVKCDRETNPAESIDAGQVICEVGVAPVKPAEFVVFRLAQLSGGTGSVDE; encoded by the coding sequence ATGCCGTCGTATCTGTCCCCAGGCATCTACGTCGAAGAAGTGGAGGCCGGGGCACGACCGATCGAGGGAGTGGGCACCTCGGTCGCCGCGTTTCTCGGCTTCGCCCCACAAGGGCCCCTGAACGAACCGACACTGGTCACCAACTGGAGCCAGTACGTGGGAGCGTTCGGCGACTTCGTCGAGGGTTCCTATCTGGCGTCCGCCGTGTACGGCTACTTCGCCAACGGCGGCGGGAACTGTTACGTCGTGCGGATCGGCGACGGCGGCAGTGGCGTCGCGGGCGAACTGCCGAGCGGGTCCGCCGGCGGGACGGCGGGCGGCGAGTCCGCAGCCGAGGCGCTGCTCGGCGGATTCCGGGTCCGGGCACTGCCGGCCGTCACCGGTGAGATCACGGTCGAGGTCGGCGCGGCGGACGGCGAGGCGCCGCCGAGCGAGGCGTTCAAGCTGGTGGTCAAGGTGGACGGGGAGGAGAAGGAGACCTACCCCTCGGTGTCCGCGCGCCGCGGCAAGGACAACGTCGTCACCAAGGTCAAGGAGAAGTCGCAGATCATCGCCCTGGAGGAGGTCAGCAGGGCCGCCGCCTCGACAAAGCCCGACACCGGCACGGTCGTCCTCGCGGCCGGGTCCGGCACGGCGCCCGCTCCTGCCGGCTCCGGCACGGTCGCGCTGTCGGCCGACGACTACATCGGCGACGCGGACGAGCGGACGGGCTTCGGCGGGCTGGAGGCCATCGACGAGATCACCACGGTGGCCGTGCCCGACCTGATGAGCGCCCACCAGCGCGGCATCGTCGACGACGAGACCGTCATCGCGGTGCAGCAGGCCCTGATCGCCCACTGCGAGTTGATGGGCGACCGGGTCGCCATCCTGGACGCTCCCCCCGGGCTGTCGCCGCAGCAGATCAAGAACTGGCGGATGGACACGGCCGGCTTCGATTCGAAGTTCGCGACGCTCTACTACCCTTGGATCAAGGTCTTCGACCCGTCGGTCGGCCGTAACACCTTCGTCCCGCCGAGCGGGCACATAGCCGGGGTATGGGCTCGCAACGACGAGTCGCGCGGTGTGCACAAGGCACCGGCGAACGAGGTCCTGCGGGGCGCGGTCGGCCTCCAGACGCAGATCACCAAGGGCGAGCACGACCTGCTGAACCCGATCGGCGTCAACTGCGTCCGCTCCTTCCCGGGCCGCGGGATCCGGGTGTGGGGCGCCCGCACCCTGTCCTCCGACCCGGCCTGGCGCTACCTGAACGTCCGCCGGCTCTTCAACTACCTCGAGGAGTCGATCCTGACGGGCACGCAATGGGTCGTCTTCGAACCGAACGACGACGCCCTGTGGGCACGAATCAGGCGCACCATCTCGGCGTTCCTGGTCAACGAGTGGCGCAAGGGCGCGTTGTTCGGGCTGACCCCGGACGAGGCCTTCTACGTCAAGTGCGACCGGGAGACCAACCCCGCCGAGAGCATCGACGCCGGTCAGGTCATCTGCGAGGTCGGGGTCGCTCCGGTCAAGCCCGCGGAGTTCGTGGTGTTCCGGCTGGCACAGCTGTCGGGCGGCACGGGATCGGTCGACGAGTAA